Genomic DNA from Bacteroides zhangwenhongii:
TTAATGTAATAGTCGTACAGCCATTTCTTTGATAGGGGGTACTCTTGATTGAAATAGTCTCTGACCAGTTCCTCAACGGGAAGTTCCGGGTTGATGAGAAGTACCGACAGTACAAAAGTCCTCATTTCATCGAAAGAAGAATAGCTGTATCCGCTTCCGTTGAAGAAAATGCCACTGGCTCCGTTCTGCTTGAAGAACCGGAGTCTCTGCTGGGCTATCTTCAATATGGGGAAAGGTGTCAGATAGTCATCGAAGTTGTTGATGTAATCCCATATATAAATGTTCTTCGTAACTTTCTTCCATTGGTTCAGCTGTTGCATAAACTTTTTTTCCTGTGCATTCTTGCCGTCTATCCGGCGGAGTGGAAAGTCTATGGCACTGACAATGATACCTGCATTGGACGGCAACTGTTTGTCCGTAACCTGTTTGGTGCTCAGATAGGATATGGTAAAAAAGGAATGTTTGGGAAAACGCTGCGACAGCCGGAGTAACAGTTCTGTGACGGCGGGTGTTGCGTTCTTCTCCGTATTCCCCATCGCTGTGCAACTGGCGCAAGTACAGGCGTACGGAGTATCATCCGGAGCAATGACAAAACGAGAACTTCCCTTTTCACCGATATTATCTGCGATATAGCTCTCAATTTGCCGATACATCTCTTCGGAAGAGAAACAAAGTTGTGAGTCGTCTGTCTTGCCGTGGATGGTAGCATATACCTTATCTACATTGTCTCCCAATACTTTTCTCAGGTTGTGTCCCCATATACCCCAACTGTCGTCAAAGTTGTTGAGTCCCATTACTCCCGTATAATCGGGATTCAAACCGGAAGGGGAATAGATACTTTGATAATCAAAAGCAAACGTACCGCAGGTATCTGTCAGGTTGATGATGGCGGGAGGAAGGTCGGAGCCGTCGATACGCGGGTCTTCCTTGCTTATCTTTTTTATCAATTGGTATTGCAGCCATAACATTTGTCTGTCATCGGTAGCTGTGAGTTCTATATCCGATCCTTTGATAGCGATCCTGAACCCTTCCTGCAAGGTCGGATCTATGTGTATGATAACACGCCACATTTCCTTCTCCGATACCCCGAAAGCGACCATTTCATCGTCATTTGCACGCTTTTTGAGGTGCTCGTACAGATATTTGGCCCATCGGGTATCTTTGTCCGTCGGGTCTTCGCCGATTGTGACGAGGTAGCCTTCCTTGGAGGCAAATATCTCGGTGCGCGCCTGCATACGGCAGCCGGATAAAAGGCAGCAAACGCATATCATTCCTGCCAGTAGGGGGCATAGCTTATCAGAATGAAATATAGATCTGTGCATAGATATTATATAGGTTTTTATAGCGTGTCGATACCGTTTCTATTCGATGGAGCGGATCTGTTCCCCGCACTGTATTCGTCTGGTTATAATAGGTATTCCAAGTCCCCATCAGGCCGATGGTAATGTTGGGACTGACCATATATTGACCTCCCAAACCTACCATTGTGTTGGTATGTGAGAAGGAACCGGGCAACGCATAGTCTAATACGGCCGTTTCCGGTGCCGAACCGATACTTGCCATGGCATTGATATTTGTCTTTCCATCGCTGGCAGGGAAATATTTCGCACCGACCTGCGCATTGTAATAGAATTTGGAGTTAAAGAAATGAAGGTCGAGTTTGGCGTTAAGCCGGACCTCTTCGATGGTCTTGGCTACCTCTCCGCCAACGGTGAGCAGGTTTGTTTTCGACTCATCCCATCCGGTGAATATGTAACCGTTTTCTCCGTTGCTTCCGGCAAAGAATTCGTTATTCCACTCATAATGCTTGTTGTAGGCAGCTACCCGTCTGTAGCCGACGTGTCCCGCTATTTCCCAGTCATTCTTGAGATAATGGCGCAATGCTACATCGGCAGTAATGTCCGGGAAGTATTTGGTGGCAAAAGCGGCATTGATCGTAGTGCTCCATTTCGGTGAGAAGTGATGCGTCCATTCACCTTGTACCTGAATGCCGACTCCTCCCGGTGTCTGTTCCTCCGCCTCCATATTATCGC
This window encodes:
- a CDS encoding DUF4838 domain-containing protein; the protein is MHRSIFHSDKLCPLLAGMICVCCLLSGCRMQARTEIFASKEGYLVTIGEDPTDKDTRWAKYLYEHLKKRANDDEMVAFGVSEKEMWRVIIHIDPTLQEGFRIAIKGSDIELTATDDRQMLWLQYQLIKKISKEDPRIDGSDLPPAIINLTDTCGTFAFDYQSIYSPSGLNPDYTGVMGLNNFDDSWGIWGHNLRKVLGDNVDKVYATIHGKTDDSQLCFSSEEMYRQIESYIADNIGEKGSSRFVIAPDDTPYACTCASCTAMGNTEKNATPAVTELLLRLSQRFPKHSFFTISYLSTKQVTDKQLPSNAGIIVSAIDFPLRRIDGKNAQEKKFMQQLNQWKKVTKNIYIWDYINNFDDYLTPFPILKIAQQRLRFFKQNGASGIFFNGSGYSYSSFDEMRTFVLSVLLINPELPVEELVRDYFNQEYPLSKKWLYDYYINLENSVQSGKKLGIYAGIAELEQSFLNPEKFIKFYDEMGDYVSDAKGKERKKLHELQTALSYTRLEMGRNHSYDPYGYAQRNGKQIQPTPQARKWLTQLKEHHAFTGMEYYNESADEIDYYIKEWEQYILASDIKKNLFLGIMPSSTPPTDKDGLKRLTDSTHGLPGNYHCGWTTLPKEEYEISLPVKGINKTGNIYISFLNLPRHRFYPPRQIEISKDGAIYKTINLETDDSVEKGELVKTTTPIDLNGAEQVNIKVMVAKKPRAQIGIDEIVFVP